One Brockia lithotrophica DNA segment encodes these proteins:
- a CDS encoding Methyl-accepting chemotaxis protein: protein MSLEVKVFFFILASLIVSAILTFLLMSQLHGFISRLGLGYAETIINTLVNLVVMMIMIQVFIQWLVINPLKRAVSALEEVAQGNLDATFQHASRDELGLLSVAFEDMRKNLREIIENLLARTREAEELGEMVEHASRENAEASESIAREAEGVAMAAKSDRERLASAAQEGEMVLRAVGHMREALAGVERATRSVEEAVAGGREDIAGVLRELERLKEKVQSWTSLVDRLGQEMASVDDIVRFITDLAEQTNLLALNAAIEAARAGEQGRGFAVVAQEIRKLAEASGRSAQEIGDRLALLRRQADDVVGAITRGVEELIQTFAGIAEAEEAFVRIAGTVKDMADEVRSAGAALEDVEDKSQEFITVFREIEASLAKSMGAMEAIAGLTEEQTGKAEEMLAALEHMRKAIGKLGEEAHRFVLGGSDAEEGKRLRPVVAM from the coding sequence ATGAGTCTCGAGGTCAAGGTCTTTTTTTTCATCCTCGCGAGCCTAATTGTAAGCGCTATCCTCACGTTTCTCCTCATGTCCCAACTGCACGGGTTTATTTCTCGCCTCGGACTCGGCTATGCGGAAACGATCATCAACACGTTGGTCAACCTCGTCGTGATGATGATCATGATCCAGGTCTTCATCCAGTGGCTTGTGATCAATCCTCTGAAGCGCGCGGTGTCCGCGTTGGAAGAGGTCGCCCAGGGAAACCTCGATGCCACGTTTCAACACGCCTCGCGGGATGAGCTCGGACTTTTGTCCGTCGCTTTCGAGGACATGCGAAAAAACCTGCGGGAGATCATCGAAAACCTACTTGCGCGGACGCGGGAAGCGGAAGAACTTGGCGAGATGGTAGAGCACGCGTCGCGGGAAAATGCCGAGGCCTCGGAGAGCATCGCCCGCGAGGCGGAAGGGGTTGCCATGGCCGCAAAGTCCGATCGCGAACGTCTGGCGTCCGCCGCCCAAGAGGGAGAGATGGTGCTTCGCGCCGTGGGGCACATGCGGGAGGCACTTGCCGGCGTTGAACGCGCGACGCGAAGCGTGGAAGAAGCGGTCGCCGGCGGACGGGAAGATATTGCCGGGGTCCTGCGGGAACTCGAGCGCCTCAAGGAGAAGGTGCAAAGCTGGACGTCGCTGGTCGATCGCCTAGGGCAGGAAATGGCTTCCGTAGACGACATCGTTCGTTTCATCACGGACCTCGCCGAACAGACCAACCTTCTCGCGCTGAATGCGGCGATCGAGGCGGCGCGGGCGGGCGAGCAGGGTCGCGGGTTTGCCGTCGTCGCCCAGGAAATTCGCAAGCTTGCCGAAGCTTCGGGGCGGTCTGCCCAGGAAATCGGAGATCGCCTGGCCCTTCTCCGTCGGCAAGCCGACGACGTGGTAGGGGCGATTACCCGAGGTGTAGAAGAACTCATTCAGACGTTTGCCGGGATTGCGGAAGCCGAAGAGGCGTTCGTGCGCATCGCCGGTACGGTGAAGGACATGGCCGACGAGGTTCGCTCGGCGGGGGCGGCCCTCGAAGACGTGGAGGACAAGTCCCAAGAGTTCATCACGGTGTTTCGCGAGATCGAGGCTTCCCTCGCAAAATCCATGGGGGCAATGGAGGCCATCGCAGGTCTCACCGAGGAGCAGACGGGAAAAGCGGAGGAAATGCTCGCCGCCCTCGAGCACATGCGCAAGGCGATCGGCAAGCTCGGTGAAGAGGCTCACCGTTTTGTCCTCGGCGGGTCCGACGCCGAAGAAGGGAAGCGCCTTCGACCCGTAGTAGCGATGTAA
- a CDS encoding NADP-specific glutamate dehydrogenase, which yields MANVGTDLRSLGEAEAYVGRVLEDVKRRNPGEPEFHQAVEEVLTSLVPVLARRPEFRRWGILERLVEPERLLVFQVPWIDDGGAVRVNRGFRVQFSSVLGPYKGGLRFHPSVNAGVIKFLGFEQIFKNALTGLPIGGGKGGSDFDPKGKSDAEVMRFVQSFMTELYRHIGPDVDVPAGDIGVGAREIGYMFGWYRRVTGRYEAGVLTGKAPGYWGSYARKEATGYGCVYFVAEILRERGEDFRGKRVIVSGSGNVAIYAAEKAVDLGATVVAMSDSSGYVYDPEGIDLEVMKTIKEVERGRISAYAERVPRARFVSDPRGIWGVGGEIALPSATQNEIDVPEAEALLAGGAIVVGECANMPTTLAALRLLRERGVVVAPAKAANAGGVAVSALEMAQNSMRLQWTFAEVDAKLREIMIRIYRTARDTAEAYGAPGDLLLGANTAGFLRVAEAMLAQGV from the coding sequence ATGGCGAACGTGGGGACGGACCTCCGATCTTTGGGCGAAGCAGAAGCTTACGTGGGGCGCGTCCTCGAGGACGTCAAACGGCGCAACCCAGGTGAACCGGAATTTCACCAAGCGGTCGAGGAGGTTCTCACCTCGCTCGTGCCCGTCCTCGCGCGACGTCCCGAGTTTCGCCGCTGGGGAATTCTCGAGCGCCTCGTCGAACCCGAGCGGCTCCTCGTCTTTCAGGTCCCCTGGATCGACGACGGCGGCGCGGTCCGCGTGAACCGCGGCTTCCGCGTGCAGTTTTCGAGTGTCCTCGGCCCTTACAAGGGCGGACTTCGCTTTCACCCCTCCGTAAACGCCGGCGTGATCAAGTTCCTCGGTTTCGAACAGATCTTTAAGAACGCCCTTACGGGACTTCCGATCGGGGGCGGGAAAGGCGGCTCCGACTTCGACCCGAAGGGGAAGTCGGACGCAGAGGTCATGCGCTTTGTGCAGAGCTTTATGACGGAGCTCTATCGGCACATCGGCCCCGACGTGGACGTCCCTGCGGGAGACATCGGGGTAGGAGCTCGGGAAATCGGGTACATGTTCGGCTGGTACCGCCGCGTGACGGGTCGGTACGAAGCGGGTGTCCTTACGGGCAAGGCTCCCGGCTACTGGGGAAGCTATGCGCGCAAGGAAGCCACGGGCTACGGCTGCGTGTACTTTGTGGCAGAAATCCTCCGAGAGCGCGGCGAAGACTTTCGAGGGAAGCGCGTGATCGTCTCCGGCTCGGGAAACGTGGCGATCTACGCCGCGGAAAAGGCCGTGGATCTCGGAGCAACCGTAGTGGCAATGAGCGATTCCTCCGGCTACGTGTACGACCCCGAGGGCATCGACCTCGAGGTGATGAAGACGATTAAAGAAGTCGAGCGGGGGAGGATTTCCGCCTACGCGGAGCGCGTTCCGCGGGCCCGTTTTGTCTCCGATCCTCGCGGGATTTGGGGCGTAGGCGGGGAAATCGCGCTTCCGAGCGCGACGCAAAACGAAATCGACGTCCCGGAGGCAGAAGCGCTCCTCGCGGGCGGAGCCATCGTCGTCGGGGAGTGCGCGAACATGCCTACCACGCTTGCCGCCCTTCGGCTTTTGCGAGAGCGAGGCGTCGTCGTCGCTCCTGCTAAAGCGGCAAACGCGGGAGGAGTGGCGGTGTCGGCGCTGGAGATGGCGCAAAACAGCATGCGCCTTCAGTGGACCTTTGCCGAGGTAGACGCGAAACTTCGGGAGATCATGATCCGCATCTACCGCACCGCCCGCGACACCGCAGAGGCCTACGGCGCTCCGGGAGACCTTCTCCTGGGAGCGAACACGGCGGGTTTTCTTCGCGTTGCCGAAGCGATGCTCGCCCAAGGGGTGTAA
- a CDS encoding Osmosensitive K+ channel histidine kinase KdpD, protein MRHLSSLLVFCTPSRFRATINEERPFRRRGGKRMGFESGGRRRSPQEILEEIQRSNRGYLKIFLGAAPGVGKTVAMLREANEMLRQGIDIVVGIVETHGRKGTEEAIGNLPVLPLKPIEYKGRTFYELDVEGVLRRRPQFVVVDELAHTNVPGSKNRKRYEDVLEILEAGISVLTTMNIQHLESLHNTVEELTGVTVNERVPDWILDVANEVQIVDISPEKLIERLKAGQVYPDPRKIEQALRNYFRPENLTILRELALRELADDVDERLEQLTGRTGEEGDEEHAPVCHRILVAVDNDKNAERLIRRGWRVAKRLKGDLLVLHVITRSNRRRAEEERRKLRKIEEIAKDLGAKFYVEYSLGKKPVDVIVDFVKKHGVTQVILGESSRSRLKEILFGSIATHILRKTKYVDVLIVADVPEEEREREAP, encoded by the coding sequence TTGCGGCACCTTTCCTCCCTCCTCGTCTTTTGTACACCTTCGCGTTTCCGCGCTACGATAAACGAGGAACGTCCCTTTCGGAGAAGGGGGGGAAAGCGCATGGGGTTCGAGAGCGGAGGTCGGCGCCGTTCGCCCCAGGAAATCCTCGAGGAAATTCAAAGGAGCAACCGGGGCTACCTGAAGATCTTTCTCGGTGCCGCCCCCGGGGTAGGAAAGACGGTGGCCATGCTCCGAGAGGCCAACGAGATGCTCCGTCAGGGGATCGACATCGTCGTCGGCATCGTGGAAACCCACGGTCGCAAGGGGACGGAGGAAGCGATCGGCAACCTTCCCGTACTTCCCTTGAAGCCGATCGAATACAAAGGACGTACCTTCTACGAGCTGGACGTGGAAGGGGTACTTCGCCGGCGGCCGCAATTCGTCGTCGTCGACGAGCTCGCCCACACGAACGTCCCCGGGAGCAAGAACCGCAAGCGCTACGAGGACGTGCTCGAAATCCTCGAGGCGGGGATCAGCGTCCTCACGACGATGAACATCCAACACCTGGAGAGCCTGCACAACACGGTTGAGGAACTTACGGGCGTTACCGTAAACGAACGCGTTCCCGACTGGATCCTCGACGTCGCCAACGAGGTACAAATCGTCGACATCTCGCCGGAAAAGCTCATCGAACGCCTCAAGGCGGGCCAGGTGTACCCCGATCCGCGGAAGATCGAGCAAGCCCTGCGAAATTACTTCCGCCCGGAAAACCTCACGATCCTCCGCGAACTCGCCTTGCGGGAACTGGCCGACGACGTCGACGAGCGCTTGGAACAGCTCACGGGGCGTACCGGGGAAGAAGGGGACGAAGAGCACGCCCCTGTATGCCACCGAATTCTCGTGGCGGTGGACAACGACAAGAACGCCGAGCGCCTCATCCGCCGCGGTTGGCGCGTGGCCAAGCGGCTTAAGGGCGACCTCCTCGTCCTTCACGTGATCACCCGCTCGAACCGTCGCCGTGCGGAAGAGGAGAGGCGCAAACTCCGAAAGATCGAGGAAATCGCCAAAGACCTCGGCGCGAAATTTTACGTGGAATACAGCTTGGGAAAAAAACCCGTAGACGTCATCGTCGACTTCGTCAAAAAGCACGGGGTGACGCAAGTGATCCTAGGAGAGAGCTCGCGCTCGCGTCTCAAGGAGATCCTCTTCGGATCGATTGCCACGCACATCCTGCGCAAGACGAAGTACGTGGACGTGCTCATCGTCGCCGACGTTCCCGAGGAAGAACGCGAACGCGAAGCTCCGTAG
- a CDS encoding Potassium-transporting ATPase C chain, whose product MLPALRAAIVFALLTGLVYPLVTVGAAELLFPWQARGSLVERDGVVLGSPLVGQPYAWPEYFHARPSAGGYDPLNTGGTNLAVASPKYKEELARRVAEVRREEGVSGPLPADYVTASGSGLDPHISVAAAELQIPRIARVTGISEAELREMVARHTLGKSFGIWGEPRVELFSLNAEIAERLGRLPRPETSSP is encoded by the coding sequence ATGCTTCCTGCCCTTCGGGCGGCAATCGTCTTTGCCCTTCTCACGGGACTGGTTTATCCCCTTGTGACCGTGGGCGCCGCCGAGCTCCTCTTCCCTTGGCAAGCCAGAGGGAGCCTCGTCGAGCGGGACGGCGTGGTTCTCGGCTCGCCGCTCGTCGGTCAGCCGTACGCTTGGCCGGAGTACTTCCACGCGCGGCCGAGCGCGGGAGGATACGATCCTCTAAACACGGGGGGAACGAACCTCGCCGTCGCGAGTCCGAAGTACAAAGAAGAGTTGGCCCGGCGGGTCGCCGAAGTCCGCCGCGAGGAAGGCGTTTCGGGTCCTCTCCCCGCGGACTACGTGACGGCTTCCGGATCGGGCCTCGATCCCCACATTTCCGTTGCGGCCGCCGAGCTTCAAATCCCCCGCATCGCCCGCGTGACGGGAATTTCCGAGGCGGAACTTCGGGAGATGGTAGCCAGGCATACGTTGGGGAAAAGCTTCGGGATTTGGGGGGAACCGCGCGTAGAGCTCTTCTCTCTGAACGCCGAAATCGCCGAACGTCTGGGCCGCCTCCCGAGACCCGAGACTTCTTCGCCTTGA
- a CDS encoding Potassium-transporting ATPase B chain, producing MVERKSAQPYSRELLREAVRMSFVKLDPRQMVKNPVMFLVEVGAFLTFLLTLWPDLFGTSEAGRAYNFAMFLILLFTVLFANFAEAVAEGRGKAQAAALRKTRGETLARRLKKDGDVEWIPASALRKGDVVRVEEGEIIPADGEIIEGLAAIDESVITGESAPVIKEAGGDFSSVTAGTRVISDWIVVRVTHDPGETFLDRMIALVEGAKRKKTPNEVALTILLVALTLIFLLVVATFVPVAGYLGISFDAVNLIALLVALIPTTIGGLLSAIGIAGMDRLAQANVIALSGRAIEAAGDIDVIVLDKTGTITYGHRMAAEFVPVGTHSEREVAEAAYRASVRDETPEGRSIVDLARRKGVVWPEESQSLEGASVIEFSAETRKSGLRLVTGEAFVKGAVDVIRREAEEKGLPVPPDLAPKTERIAREGGTPLAVAVNGEIFGLVYLKDTVKPGLKERFAELRAMGIKTIMLTGDNPLTAATIAQEAGVDEFVAEARPEDKIRIIEREQRQGKLVAMTGDGTNDAPALAQADVGLAMNSGTQAAKEAANMVDLDSDPTKLLTVIAIGKQLLITRGALTAFSVANDVAKYFTIFPAIVVSGIPALDALNVLHLTSPRTAILSTMIYNAIIIPVLIPLALRGVRFRPATADQLLARNILIYGLGGVIAPFVGIKLIDVFLTFLGVR from the coding sequence GTGGTCGAACGCAAATCGGCACAACCTTACAGCCGGGAGCTCTTAAGGGAAGCCGTCCGCATGAGCTTCGTCAAGCTCGATCCCCGCCAGATGGTGAAGAACCCCGTGATGTTCCTTGTAGAGGTCGGCGCTTTTCTCACCTTCCTCCTCACGCTTTGGCCCGATCTCTTTGGCACTTCCGAGGCCGGGCGTGCGTACAACTTCGCCATGTTTCTCATCCTCCTCTTCACCGTCCTCTTTGCGAACTTCGCCGAGGCCGTCGCGGAAGGGCGCGGAAAAGCGCAGGCCGCGGCGCTCCGCAAGACTCGCGGCGAGACCTTGGCCCGCCGGCTGAAGAAGGACGGAGACGTCGAATGGATTCCGGCCTCCGCCTTGCGAAAGGGTGACGTCGTCCGGGTAGAGGAAGGGGAGATCATCCCCGCCGACGGGGAAATCATCGAGGGACTCGCCGCCATCGACGAGTCGGTGATCACCGGAGAGTCCGCACCGGTAATCAAGGAAGCGGGCGGCGACTTTTCCTCCGTAACCGCAGGTACGCGCGTGATTTCCGACTGGATCGTCGTCCGCGTCACCCACGACCCGGGGGAGACGTTCCTCGACCGAATGATCGCCCTCGTCGAGGGGGCAAAGCGGAAAAAGACGCCGAACGAGGTGGCGCTCACCATTCTCCTCGTCGCGCTCACGCTCATCTTCCTCCTGGTCGTCGCCACCTTCGTTCCCGTCGCCGGCTACCTGGGAATCTCCTTTGACGCCGTGAACCTCATCGCGCTCCTCGTGGCGCTCATCCCTACGACAATCGGAGGGCTCCTCTCGGCGATCGGAATTGCGGGGATGGACCGCCTGGCACAGGCCAACGTGATCGCTCTGAGCGGTCGGGCGATCGAAGCGGCCGGCGACATCGACGTCATCGTCCTCGACAAGACGGGCACCATTACTTACGGCCATCGCATGGCCGCAGAGTTCGTACCCGTGGGGACGCACTCGGAGAGGGAAGTTGCGGAGGCCGCCTACCGCGCTTCCGTACGCGACGAGACACCGGAAGGGCGTTCGATCGTCGACCTTGCCCGGCGCAAAGGCGTGGTCTGGCCCGAAGAGTCCCAATCCCTCGAGGGGGCGTCGGTGATCGAGTTTTCGGCGGAGACGCGAAAATCCGGCCTCCGCCTCGTCACGGGCGAAGCGTTCGTCAAAGGGGCCGTGGACGTGATCCGTCGCGAAGCCGAGGAGAAGGGTTTGCCGGTGCCGCCGGATCTCGCCCCCAAGACGGAACGCATTGCGCGCGAGGGAGGAACGCCGCTCGCCGTGGCGGTAAACGGAGAAATCTTCGGTCTCGTCTACCTCAAGGACACCGTCAAGCCCGGGCTCAAGGAGCGCTTTGCGGAGCTCCGCGCCATGGGGATCAAGACGATCATGCTCACGGGCGACAACCCGCTCACGGCGGCTACGATCGCCCAAGAAGCGGGCGTCGACGAGTTCGTCGCCGAGGCGCGGCCGGAGGACAAGATCCGCATCATCGAACGCGAGCAGCGCCAGGGGAAGCTCGTGGCGATGACCGGCGACGGGACGAACGACGCGCCGGCCCTCGCCCAGGCGGATGTAGGCCTCGCCATGAATTCGGGAACCCAAGCGGCCAAAGAAGCGGCAAACATGGTGGATCTGGACAGCGACCCGACCAAGCTCCTAACCGTGATCGCCATCGGGAAGCAGCTCCTCATAACCCGCGGCGCGCTCACCGCCTTTTCCGTCGCAAACGACGTCGCGAAGTACTTCACGATCTTCCCGGCGATCGTCGTAAGCGGGATTCCTGCCCTCGACGCGTTGAACGTCCTTCACCTCACGTCTCCCCGGACAGCGATCCTCTCGACGATGATCTACAACGCGATCATCATCCCCGTTCTCATCCCCTTGGCCCTCCGGGGCGTTCGGTTCCGACCGGCTACCGCCGATCAGCTCCTCGCCCGCAACATCTTGATCTACGGTTTGGGCGGGGTGATCGCACCCTTTGTCGGGATCAAGCTCATCGACGTGTTCCTCACGTTCTTAGGCGTCCGCTAG
- a CDS encoding Potassium-transporting ATPase A chain, giving the protein MNVSDFVEVLSFVLLVTALMIPTGNYLYRLMEAGEGPLGRVFLPLERPLYRLMGVDPDAEMDFRAYAKALVFSNLFMMLLGYVVFRLQAYLPLNPDGIPNQSPDLAFNTAASFITNTNWQSYSGETAMSILGQMLGITFLMTVSAATGIVAALAAIRGIRGERSLGNFYRDFTRVVVRFLLPVSFVAALLYVAEGMPQTLLGRVTATTLDGSQQVIARGPVASLEAIKHLGTNGGGYFGANAAHPYENPTPLTNLVHMLLMMLVPTSLLVTFGRATGKMRLAWLLYVGVLVIFLAHFAVVYAAETWGTPALRELGVQGGNFEGKEVRFGIVGASLFTTVTTAATTGSVDNMHDSLTPLGGMIPLFQMMLNTVFGGVGAGFLNILMYVLLTAFLSGLLVGRTPEFLGRKIEPKEMKLLVIALLMHPLLILSPTALALALPGPRESILNPSFHGISEVAYAYASGAANNGSAFAGLNAATPFYNITIGLVMLFGRFVSLLALVAVAASLGQKRVVPESTGTLKVDTPLFASLVVFVIWVVGGLTFFPVLALGPLAEHFTMLVQGVAP; this is encoded by the coding sequence GTGAACGTTTCGGATTTTGTGGAGGTTTTGTCTTTCGTCCTCCTCGTGACGGCCCTCATGATCCCTACGGGGAACTACCTCTACCGCCTCATGGAGGCGGGGGAAGGCCCGCTAGGCCGCGTGTTTCTCCCTCTGGAGCGGCCGCTCTACCGGCTCATGGGGGTGGATCCCGACGCGGAGATGGACTTTCGCGCCTACGCCAAGGCACTCGTGTTTTCCAACCTCTTCATGATGCTCCTCGGGTACGTCGTCTTCCGCCTACAGGCGTACCTTCCCCTCAATCCCGACGGGATCCCGAACCAATCGCCGGATTTGGCCTTTAACACGGCGGCCTCCTTCATCACGAACACGAACTGGCAGTCGTACTCCGGCGAAACGGCGATGAGCATCCTCGGGCAGATGCTCGGCATCACCTTTCTCATGACCGTATCCGCTGCGACGGGGATCGTCGCCGCCCTCGCGGCCATCCGCGGAATCCGCGGGGAACGCTCCCTCGGGAATTTCTACCGCGACTTTACCCGCGTCGTGGTGCGCTTCCTCCTCCCCGTGTCCTTTGTCGCGGCACTTCTCTACGTCGCCGAAGGCATGCCCCAAACCTTGCTCGGGCGCGTGACCGCCACGACTCTCGACGGAAGCCAACAGGTGATCGCCCGCGGCCCCGTCGCCTCCCTCGAGGCGATCAAGCACTTGGGGACGAACGGCGGCGGGTACTTCGGAGCAAACGCCGCCCATCCGTACGAAAACCCGACGCCTCTCACGAACCTCGTCCACATGCTCCTCATGATGCTCGTCCCTACCTCGCTCCTCGTGACCTTCGGCCGGGCGACGGGAAAGATGCGCCTCGCCTGGCTCCTCTATGTGGGGGTGCTTGTGATCTTCCTCGCCCATTTTGCCGTCGTCTACGCGGCGGAGACGTGGGGGACGCCGGCCCTCCGCGAACTCGGGGTTCAAGGCGGAAATTTCGAAGGCAAGGAGGTGCGTTTCGGCATCGTCGGAGCGAGTCTCTTCACCACGGTGACGACGGCGGCCACGACCGGGTCCGTGGACAACATGCACGACTCCCTCACCCCGCTCGGAGGGATGATCCCGCTTTTCCAAATGATGCTCAACACCGTCTTCGGCGGCGTGGGGGCGGGGTTTCTCAACATCCTCATGTACGTGCTCCTCACCGCATTTCTCTCGGGTCTCCTCGTCGGACGGACGCCCGAGTTCCTCGGCCGCAAGATCGAGCCCAAGGAGATGAAACTCCTCGTCATCGCCCTGCTCATGCACCCGCTCCTCATCCTCTCTCCCACGGCCCTGGCCCTTGCCCTTCCCGGGCCGAGGGAATCCATCCTCAATCCCTCCTTTCACGGAATCTCCGAAGTTGCCTACGCTTACGCCTCCGGGGCGGCCAACAACGGTTCCGCCTTCGCGGGACTGAACGCCGCTACGCCTTTTTACAACATCACCATCGGGCTCGTCATGCTCTTCGGCCGTTTCGTGTCCCTCCTCGCGCTCGTCGCTGTCGCCGCGTCGTTGGGCCAAAAACGCGTGGTTCCCGAGTCCACGGGGACGCTCAAGGTGGACACCCCGCTCTTCGCCTCCCTCGTCGTCTTTGTGATCTGGGTAGTTGGGGGTCTCACGTTCTTCCCCGTCCTGGCCTTGGGGCCCTTGGCGGAACACTTCACGATGCTCGTGCAGGGCGTGGCTCCTTAA
- a CDS encoding ABC transporter, periplasmic spermidine putrescine-binding protein PotD yields MRTLVRFFVFVGILLFLAFSARAAVTAKYRAYGENVLHVYNWGDYVDPALLERFQEETGIRVVYETFDSNEEMLAKLRQGGTSYDIAVPSDYAIQRLIREGLLLPIDHSRLPNLRHIDPRFLDLPFDPGNRYSVPYFWGTLGIAYRPDRVPIEIQSWWDLWSPELRGQVLLVDGPREVVGIGLQALGYSLNDSDPAHLEEAKALLDSLVPNVKAIVGDEIRVLLAQDEASVGVIWSGDAKSVLEHNESFEYVIPKEGSNIWFDNFVIPKTARNVEGAYKFIDFFLDPEIAAQNAEYVGFATPNRGAFALLPEEVTSDERFYPPEDVLRRLEVYLDLGRDAVARYNELFLEFKMHRK; encoded by the coding sequence GTGCGGACGCTCGTTCGCTTTTTCGTCTTTGTAGGCATCCTCCTCTTCCTCGCCTTCTCCGCGCGCGCCGCCGTTACGGCGAAGTACCGCGCGTACGGGGAAAACGTCCTCCACGTGTACAACTGGGGGGACTACGTCGACCCCGCGCTCCTCGAACGCTTTCAGGAGGAGACGGGGATCCGCGTCGTGTACGAGACGTTCGATTCCAACGAAGAGATGTTGGCGAAGCTGCGCCAGGGCGGGACGTCGTACGACATCGCCGTGCCCAGCGACTACGCGATCCAGCGCCTGATCCGTGAAGGTCTTCTCCTTCCCATCGACCACAGCCGTCTTCCCAATTTGCGGCACATCGATCCCCGGTTTCTCGACCTCCCCTTCGATCCGGGGAACCGGTATTCCGTCCCGTACTTTTGGGGGACGCTCGGCATCGCCTACCGACCCGATCGGGTTCCCATCGAGATTCAGAGCTGGTGGGACCTTTGGTCGCCGGAACTCCGAGGTCAGGTGCTTCTCGTCGACGGACCGCGGGAAGTGGTCGGCATAGGGCTTCAGGCGCTGGGCTATTCTTTAAACGACTCGGATCCCGCCCACCTCGAAGAAGCCAAGGCGCTTTTGGACTCCCTCGTCCCCAACGTGAAGGCAATCGTGGGCGACGAGATACGCGTGCTCCTGGCCCAGGACGAGGCAAGCGTAGGGGTAATCTGGTCGGGCGACGCCAAGAGCGTGCTTGAGCACAACGAGTCCTTTGAGTACGTAATCCCCAAAGAAGGTTCGAACATCTGGTTCGACAACTTCGTGATTCCCAAGACGGCGCGCAACGTGGAAGGGGCGTACAAGTTCATCGACTTCTTCCTCGACCCGGAGATCGCGGCCCAAAACGCGGAGTACGTGGGGTTCGCAACGCCAAACCGCGGCGCCTTTGCCCTCCTTCCCGAAGAGGTCACCTCCGACGAGCGTTTCTATCCCCCGGAGGACGTCTTGCGTCGTCTCGAAGTCTACCTCGACTTGGGCCGGGATGCCGTCGCCCGCTACAACGAGCTCTTTCTCGAGTTCAAGATGCACCGGAAGTGA
- a CDS encoding Spermidine Putrescine ABC transporter permease component potC, which produces MDGGRVRRMWEQMGGRLGKAYLVFVFFLLYAPIVYLIAFSFNAGDTMYAWEGFSLDWYRELLHDERLFVIALNTLVIALASSILATGVGTAGALLIGMSEARRRREALLLLNNVLLVSPDVQIGISFLLLFTLAGIALGEGSVLLAHVAFSVPIVVLMVLPQVEKMPKTLLDAAYDLGASHRDVLFRVILPYITPGILAGFFMALTYSFDDFAVTFFVTGGGFSTLPVEIYSRARRGVSLELNALSALLFLLSFAFAFGYYWIQRREMRPRTEVRR; this is translated from the coding sequence GTGGACGGAGGACGAGTTCGACGAATGTGGGAGCAAATGGGGGGACGTCTTGGGAAGGCGTACCTCGTCTTCGTGTTTTTCCTCCTCTACGCGCCGATCGTTTACTTGATCGCGTTTTCCTTCAACGCCGGGGACACGATGTACGCCTGGGAGGGATTTTCGCTCGACTGGTACCGCGAACTCTTGCACGACGAGAGGCTCTTCGTGATCGCCCTGAACACGCTCGTGATCGCACTCGCCTCGAGCATCTTGGCGACGGGCGTAGGGACGGCCGGCGCCCTCCTCATCGGCATGTCGGAAGCGCGGCGTCGGCGGGAGGCGCTTCTCCTCCTGAACAACGTGCTCCTCGTGAGTCCGGACGTGCAGATCGGAATTTCCTTTCTCCTCCTCTTCACGCTGGCGGGGATCGCCCTCGGAGAGGGGTCGGTGCTCTTGGCGCACGTGGCGTTCAGCGTTCCGATCGTCGTCCTCATGGTTCTCCCTCAGGTGGAGAAGATGCCCAAGACGCTTCTCGACGCCGCTTACGACCTCGGGGCATCCCACCGCGACGTCCTCTTCCGCGTGATCCTTCCCTACATCACCCCCGGAATTCTCGCCGGCTTTTTCATGGCCCTCACGTACTCCTTTGACGACTTCGCCGTAACCTTTTTCGTCACGGGAGGCGGTTTTTCCACCTTACCCGTGGAAATCTACTCGCGTGCCCGCCGCGGAGTTTCCCTGGAGCTCAATGCCCTTTCCGCCCTTCTCTTCCTCTTGAGCTTCGCCTTTGCCTTCGGCTACTACTGGATCCAACGTCGGGAGATGCGGCCCCGGACTGAGGTCCGCCGCTAG